The sequence CTTTTTGCAATTCCTCCTGTGAATAGATAACCAAATAGTCTTATTTTTAAAGTGCATCTATTTGCTTCTCTTAAAAATTCATCAACTTTAGCTGCTACTCTTGGAGTAATTCTTTCAATTGTTGCATCAGCACTAAGACCTAGTAATTTTGATATTACATAAACATAGCCTTTTTTTCATCTATTGTCATATTCTCATAATCTGCATACATCTTATCCTTTTTTATTTAAATTATTTGTATGATTGTAGGTATAAAATTAAAGATATAAAAAGTATAGAAGTTGCATATAAAAGTGCTAGTTTTGGATAAGGGTTTATTAGATATAGTTTTTTGAATCCTAAAATTTATCTTCAAAATAAAAAGAAATTTTAGTTAAAGTTTGATTTTCACTAAAATATCTATTTGTAGTGATAAAAATACCACTACACCAAATAGTAATCACAGCAAAGAAGGCATGATTAAATGATTTAACCCTAAATTTTCTAAATGGTTTTTGAAGGCATTTAACACTTTTATCAGCTAAAATTTTATGCTACTTGATAGGAAGATTTTTAGTTGCTATTTAGTAAATTTATTTAACCTACCTAGAAAGTCCTAGTAGGATAAATAAACTAAGATTTTTTTGTAGCTTTTTTAAAGTAAAGGACTATTCCACCAATAAGCAAAAATACTATTAAAGGCATAATAAATGGATATTTTTTTATACCTTCAAATACCCTCATTAAAAAATCTCCAGCATAATAGCTACACAAACCAAGAGATATTGCCCAGATTATAGCACTTATAACATTTATAATACTAAATTTCATAAAAGGATATTTAGTAAGACCTATGGCTATAGGTATTATAGTTTTTATGCCATAAAGATACTTTTGAATAAAAATAATTTTATCTCCGTGTTTTTTAAATAAAATTTGAGCCAAAGCTAAATTTCTTCTTTGTTTTTTAAGATATGGTGCAAATTCTTGCTTACTATATCTAGCTAGATAAAATAGTAAAGTATCGCCAAGCATATTAGATATGGCTGCAATCACTATAACCAAAGTTATATCCATTTTGCCAGCATAGCTTAAAACCCCAGCCGCGATGATTGCAACCATTCCACCGCCTAGAGTATAAAAAAATAGTATCAAATACCCATAGGTTGATAAAGATGCTAACATATCCTCCATTAGTATTGTTTACCTATAGCATTCATTAGACGGCTATATCCATAATAGCTATTACTATATCTACTACTTAAGTCAATTTTTAAAACAGATCCGCCTATGCTAGCACCTGCAAATACACCTTTTTTATTTACATATGCATACATATTTTTATTAAATACATCTACTGCACCAGCACTAGCACTAGCTTCCCATATAGAAGCAGTAGCATCAACTCCAATTTTTAAATTGGAATTTGATACTTTGTTTAAAGTTTCATCATCCATAATATAAATCACTAAATAGTTATCCTCATAACCTATTTGAAACCCTATACTAGCATTTGATATCTCAGCCTTATAAACACTCCAAGAAGGTGAGTTTTTAACTATAGCCACCCCAGCACCATACATCCCACCTACAACAAATCCAACTTTTTTAACAGTTGGAAAAATCAATATCGCTTTTGATTTGTCTTTTAAGCTATTTTTTATAACAACATCTTGCATTGTTAAGGTGTATGCATTTGCACTATCTATTAAAATTTCCTCTTTTGCATGCAAATTTAAAAAAACCAACATTAGTGCAATTAAAATTTTTTTCATAATAAATTCCTATTTTGCATAATTTACTGCTCTACTTTCTCTTATAACACTAACTTTAATTTCGCCAGGATATTGAACCCTACCCTCAATCTCTTCAGCTATCTCTTTTGATATAAGCACAGCTTCATCATCATTTACTAAATGAGCATTTACAATAACCCTAACCTCTCGGCCTGCATTTATTGCATATGCTGATTTTACTCCTTTTTTGCTAACTGCAATCTCTTCAATCTCAGCAACTCTTTTCAAGAAACTCTCAAGCACTTCTCTTCTAGCTCCTGGCCTTGCTGCACTTAGAGCATCAGCTGCACAAACTGCTGCACATTCAACTGTTTTTGCCTCTTCGTGTCCATGGTGTGCATATATAGCATTTATTACAATAGGATGTTCTTTATATCTTTTACAAATTTCAGCGCCTAAATCAACATGGCTTCCTTCAAAATCATGCGTTAAAGCTTTTCCTATGTCATGAAGAA is a genomic window of Campylobacter blaseri containing:
- a CDS encoding DedA family protein — protein: MEDMLASLSTYGYLILFFYTLGGGMVAIIAAGVLSYAGKMDITLVIVIAAISNMLGDTLLFYLARYSKQEFAPYLKKQRRNLALAQILFKKHGDKIIFIQKYLYGIKTIIPIAIGLTKYPFMKFSIINVISAIIWAISLGLCSYYAGDFLMRVFEGIKKYPFIMPLIVFLLIGGIVLYFKKATKKS
- a CDS encoding lipid-binding SYLF domain-containing protein, producing the protein MKKILIALMLVFLNLHAKEEILIDSANAYTLTMQDVVIKNSLKDKSKAILIFPTVKKVGFVVGGMYGAGVAIVKNSPSWSVYKAEISNASIGFQIGYEDNYLVIYIMDDETLNKVSNSNLKIGVDATASIWEASASAGAVDVFNKNMYAYVNKKGVFAGASIGGSVLKIDLSSRYSNSYYGYSRLMNAIGKQY